A region from the Kribbella shirazensis genome encodes:
- a CDS encoding glycosyltransferase, translating into MKIALLAHGTRGDVQPALAIGSVLHNRGHSVRLCVNADLAAWAARSGLPVTSSALDVGRFLNSDEAREILARGRISTLVRRVTADERKADASIARSVVEVAQDADLILSSLGMALRGAALHELTGRPAASLLSAPMTPTAAWASLAGPVRDFRLGLLNRLTFAAFDNLLWRQSKPSIDRLCQELGVPPITRQLRIGALPAVHAYSPRLVPRPSDWGSEQHLVGPALPDADLRAALGESELPSDLHDWLAAGEPPVYFGFGSLPVPNPRRLLDDIVAVAGHLGVRALIAAGWTDYGVAAGKLSDTVFLAGADLNHDEVLPRCTAAVHHGGSGTTAAVTRAGIPSVVVSLFLDQPFWAWRLSRLGLGVELPFRSLTRTRLTRALREALTTQYVTKARAFGDLLRTENGAEQAADVIDRWAESPADREPHRPARS; encoded by the coding sequence ATGAAGATCGCACTGCTTGCCCACGGCACCCGTGGCGACGTCCAGCCCGCCCTGGCGATCGGGTCCGTGCTGCACAACCGAGGCCACTCCGTCCGCTTGTGCGTGAATGCCGACCTGGCCGCGTGGGCCGCCCGTTCCGGACTGCCGGTGACATCCTCCGCCCTTGACGTCGGCCGCTTCCTGAACTCGGACGAAGCCCGCGAGATCCTCGCCCGGGGGCGCATCTCCACGCTCGTACGCCGCGTCACCGCCGACGAACGCAAGGCCGACGCCTCCATCGCCCGGTCCGTCGTCGAGGTAGCACAGGACGCCGACCTGATCCTGTCCAGCCTCGGGATGGCGTTGCGCGGGGCCGCCCTGCACGAGCTGACCGGGCGGCCGGCGGCGAGTCTGCTGTCCGCGCCGATGACGCCGACGGCCGCGTGGGCGAGCCTGGCCGGTCCGGTCCGCGACTTCCGCTTGGGCCTGCTCAACCGGCTCACATTCGCGGCGTTCGACAACCTGCTCTGGCGGCAGAGCAAGCCGAGCATCGACCGGCTCTGTCAGGAACTGGGAGTGCCGCCGATCACCCGGCAGCTCCGCATCGGAGCGTTACCCGCAGTGCACGCCTACAGTCCGAGGCTGGTTCCGCGCCCGTCGGATTGGGGCTCTGAGCAACATCTGGTCGGCCCAGCGCTTCCGGACGCGGACCTGCGCGCGGCCCTGGGGGAGTCGGAGCTGCCGTCCGACCTCCACGACTGGCTGGCGGCCGGTGAACCCCCGGTGTACTTCGGTTTCGGTAGTCTGCCGGTTCCGAATCCGCGGCGCCTGCTCGACGACATCGTCGCGGTCGCCGGGCACCTCGGCGTACGGGCGCTGATCGCCGCCGGCTGGACCGACTACGGCGTCGCCGCGGGGAAACTCTCGGACACCGTGTTCCTCGCCGGGGCGGACCTGAACCACGACGAGGTGCTGCCGCGCTGTACGGCGGCCGTCCATCACGGTGGTTCGGGGACGACGGCGGCGGTCACCCGCGCCGGAATCCCGTCGGTCGTCGTCAGCCTGTTCCTCGACCAGCCGTTCTGGGCGTGGCGCCTGAGCCGGCTCGGACTGGGCGTCGAGCTCCCGTTCCGTTCACTGACCCGCACCCGCCTGACCCGAGCGCTGCGGGAGGCGCTCACCACGCAGTACGTCACCAAAGCGCGCGCCTTCGGCGACCTGCTGCGCACCGAGAACGGCGCGGAGCAGGCCGCCGACGTCATCGATCGCTGGGCAGAGTCCCCGGCGGACCGAGAACCACATCGCCCAGCTCGGTCGTGA
- a CDS encoding bifunctional metallophosphatase/5'-nucleotidase: MTRRTVIGGAAALAAAGFQTVPAYAGQGQDKTVRLSVLGTTDLHGNVFNWDYFKNAEYDDSAHNDIGLAKISTLVTAVRDRIAADRHAPRPLLLDAGDTLQGTPLAYYYAKIEPITGGHVHPMAAAMNRIGYDAAALGNHEFNYGLDILRKFQSQVRFPLLGANAQDWTTGLPAFPPYMLKRVHVPGDKPITVGILGLTNPGIAIWDKAIVENKLTFGGIVELAKEWVPKVRAAGADIVIVAVHSGMDLSSSYGDALPYPENTSALMAETVPGIDAVLVGHAHLEIPERFVTNKATGEQVVLSEPLKWGMRLSLFDLDVQKVHGQWKVVGRHSQVLNANTVDADPQVVTLLQKDHDTVVGYVNSKIGTCTEAMSAATAPWEDTAALDFVNFVQADAVAKALAGTPQASLPVLAIAAPFNRAASIPAGEVSIRDVAGLYVFDNTLLGVTMTGVQLTEYLEFSAQYFKQVTGTGPFPSSQVTNAPTPTAPNGTPDYNYDILGGLTKPLTYKIDIAKPVGSRITDLAYDGTPVAADQQFVVAVNNYRQSGGGNFPHVKTAPVVYNRQVEIRQLMIDYVTTTGTVDPKAFHTGDWSLVSNGVPITVTV, encoded by the coding sequence ATGACACGACGTACGGTGATCGGGGGCGCGGCGGCACTGGCCGCGGCCGGGTTCCAGACCGTTCCGGCGTACGCCGGTCAGGGACAGGACAAGACCGTCCGGCTGAGTGTGCTGGGGACGACCGACCTGCACGGCAACGTCTTCAACTGGGACTACTTCAAGAACGCCGAGTACGACGACAGCGCGCACAACGACATCGGCCTGGCCAAGATCTCGACGCTGGTCACCGCGGTCCGGGACCGGATCGCGGCCGACCGCCACGCGCCGCGCCCGCTGCTGCTCGACGCGGGCGACACCCTTCAAGGCACGCCGCTGGCGTACTACTACGCGAAGATCGAACCCATCACCGGCGGGCACGTCCATCCCATGGCGGCCGCGATGAACCGGATCGGGTACGACGCCGCGGCGCTCGGCAACCACGAGTTCAACTACGGCCTCGACATCCTCCGCAAGTTCCAGAGCCAGGTGCGTTTCCCGCTGCTCGGTGCGAACGCCCAGGACTGGACCACGGGCCTGCCGGCGTTCCCGCCGTACATGCTCAAGCGCGTGCACGTGCCGGGCGACAAGCCGATCACGGTCGGCATCCTCGGCCTCACCAACCCCGGCATCGCGATCTGGGACAAGGCGATCGTCGAGAACAAGCTGACGTTCGGCGGCATCGTCGAGCTCGCGAAGGAGTGGGTCCCGAAGGTCCGCGCGGCGGGCGCCGACATCGTGATCGTCGCCGTGCATTCGGGCATGGACCTGTCCTCGTCGTACGGCGACGCGCTGCCGTACCCGGAGAACACGTCGGCGCTGATGGCCGAGACCGTTCCGGGCATCGACGCCGTCCTGGTCGGCCACGCGCACCTGGAGATCCCCGAGCGGTTCGTCACCAACAAGGCCACCGGCGAGCAGGTCGTGCTGAGCGAGCCGCTGAAGTGGGGGATGCGGCTGTCGCTGTTCGACCTGGACGTGCAGAAGGTCCACGGGCAGTGGAAGGTCGTCGGCCGGCACAGCCAGGTGCTGAACGCGAACACCGTCGACGCCGACCCGCAGGTCGTCACGCTGCTGCAGAAGGACCACGACACGGTCGTCGGGTACGTGAACTCGAAGATCGGCACCTGTACCGAGGCGATGTCCGCGGCGACCGCGCCGTGGGAGGACACCGCCGCGCTGGACTTCGTGAACTTCGTCCAGGCCGACGCGGTCGCGAAGGCGCTCGCCGGTACGCCGCAGGCGTCGCTGCCGGTGCTGGCGATCGCCGCCCCGTTCAACCGGGCGGCCTCGATCCCGGCCGGGGAGGTCTCGATCCGCGACGTCGCCGGTCTCTACGTCTTCGACAACACGCTGCTCGGCGTGACGATGACCGGCGTGCAGCTCACGGAGTACCTGGAATTCTCCGCGCAGTACTTCAAACAGGTCACCGGCACCGGGCCGTTCCCGTCCAGCCAGGTCACCAACGCCCCGACCCCCACGGCGCCGAACGGGACACCGGACTACAACTACGACATTCTCGGCGGCCTGACCAAGCCGCTGACCTACAAGATCGACATCGCCAAGCCGGTCGGCTCCCGGATCACCGACCTCGCGTACGACGGGACGCCGGTCGCCGCCGACCAGCAATTCGTTGTCGCGGTCAACAACTACCGCCAGTCCGGCGGCGGCAACTTCCCGCACGTGAAGACCGCGCCGGTCGTCTACAACCGCCAGGTCGAGATCCGGCAGCTGATGATCGACTACGTCACCACAACCGGCACGGTCGACCCGAAGGCCTTCCACACCGGCGACTGGTCCCTGGTCTCGAACGGAGTGCCGATCACCGTTACCGTCTGA
- a CDS encoding helix-turn-helix domain-containing protein has product MRTLLRAVAEPRATRAAYWNEVVAARIGGLDLRLDDGPDLRDELLIGTVGPLQVAVSRSGPGQATRTAAHVRAHDPDSFVLFAQAEGVTVSEQDGRCARFAPGDIGLSDLSRPLRCTYSERRVIMLSYPKALSPLPEHRVAGLTGVSIPGSDGAAALVSGLVQQLPNHLDADDGARGARIGSAILDLVSVGLAARLEQEHALPAETRSRALLHRCRAFIETHLGDAALTPAAVAAAHHISLRYLHRLFEPTGESVAALIRSRRLDRCRRDLLDPALAGRPVAAIGARWGFTSAAHFNRAFKVRFALPPAEYRAVHAARGDNNLAL; this is encoded by the coding sequence ATGCGGACTCTGCTGAGGGCCGTCGCCGAGCCGAGGGCGACGCGGGCGGCGTACTGGAACGAGGTCGTGGCCGCCAGGATCGGCGGCCTCGATCTCCGGCTGGACGACGGGCCGGACCTGCGGGACGAACTGCTGATCGGCACGGTCGGCCCGCTCCAGGTCGCGGTGTCCCGCTCCGGCCCGGGACAGGCGACCCGGACCGCCGCGCACGTCCGCGCGCACGACCCCGACTCCTTCGTGCTGTTCGCCCAGGCGGAGGGCGTGACGGTCAGCGAACAAGACGGACGGTGTGCCCGGTTCGCACCGGGCGACATCGGACTCTCCGACCTGTCCCGGCCGTTGCGGTGCACGTACTCCGAGCGGCGCGTGATCATGCTGTCCTACCCGAAGGCGCTGAGCCCGCTACCGGAGCACCGCGTGGCGGGCCTGACCGGCGTCAGCATCCCCGGGTCGGACGGGGCAGCCGCGCTGGTCTCCGGCCTGGTCCAGCAGCTGCCGAACCACCTCGACGCCGACGACGGCGCACGGGGCGCACGGATCGGATCGGCGATCCTCGACCTCGTCTCGGTGGGTCTGGCCGCCCGTCTCGAGCAGGAACACGCCCTGCCCGCCGAAACCCGCTCCCGGGCGCTGCTGCACCGATGCCGGGCGTTCATCGAGACCCATCTCGGCGACGCCGCCCTCACACCGGCTGCGGTCGCGGCAGCCCACCACATCTCGTTGCGGTACCTGCACCGCCTCTTCGAGCCCACCGGCGAAAGCGTGGCCGCGCTGATCCGCTCGCGCCGGCTGGACCGGTGCCGGCGCGACCTGCTGGATCCCGCGCTCGCCGGCCGCCCGGTGGCGGCCATCGGGGCCCGGTGGGGCTTCACCAGCGCGGCACATTTCAACCGCGCCTTCAAAGTCAGGTTCGCCCTGCCTCCGGCCGAGTACCGAGCCGTCCACGCTGCGCGCGGAGACAACAACCTGGCGCTGTAG